CGCCTCGTCGTCGCCTCCCTCGGCTCCGAGGGCCTCATGATCGTGTCGGCGGATGCTCCGGGCGCCGTCCATGCCCGCCTGCCCCGCACGCTGCACGGCAATGCGACCGGCGCGGGCGATGCCGCGGTCGCCGCGATCGCTGCGGCACTCGCCGAAACGCCCGATCTGGCCGCCGACACGGCGGCCGCAGTCCACGCCCGCGCACGACTCGCCCGCCGCGCGACCGCGTGGTCGGCCTCCGCAGTGCTCATGCCGCTCGCGGGCGACCTCTCGCCCGAACACGTCGCCCTCGAACTCGAGGTCGACGTGACCACGACCAGCACCGGCACCGCCGGCCCCTCCGACCCGGAAGCGACAGCATGACCCTGACCCCCACTCGCGCCATCCTGACCGACGCCGTCGTGGCGGGCCGCGCCGTCGGCGCGTTCAACGTGCTGCACCTCGAGACGGCCGAGGCGCTCGTGCGCGCGGCCGAGTCGACCGGGCTTCCCGTGATCCTGCAGATCTCCGAGAACGCGATCCGCTATCACGGCGGCTTCGAGCCCATCGCCCGCGCCACCCTCGCCGTGGCCGAGGCCTCGAGCGCCGCCGTCGCCGTGCACCTCGACCACGCTGAAGACGCCGAGCTCGCGCTCCTCGCGATCGATTACGGCTTCGGGTCGGTCATGTACGACGGGGCCAAGCTCGACTTCGCCGACAACGTCGAGACGACGCGCAGGGTCGTCGCGCATGCCGCGACGACCGGCGTGCTGGTCGAAGCCGAACTCGGCGAGATCGGCGGCAAGGACGGCGCGCACGCACCCGGTGTGCGCACGGATCCCGCCGAGGCGGCGCAGTTCGTCGCCGAGACCGGCGTCGACGCCCTCGCCGTCGCCGTCGGCTCCTCGCACGCGATGACCGAACGGGTCGCGGCGCTCGACCTCGAGCTCATCGCCCGTCTTCGGTCGGCGGTGCCGGTCCCCCTCGTGCTCCACGGATCCTCGGGCGTGCCCGACGAGACGATCGTCGCCGGCATCCGCGCCGGGCTCGTCAAGATCAACGTCTCGACCCACTTGAACGCGCAGTTCACGGGCGCGATCCGCAGATTCCTCGACGAGCATCCGACGGTCGTAGACTCGCGCAAGTACCTCGCCGCCGGGCGCGACGCCATCGAAGCAGAGGCGGCACGCCTCCTCCGCCTCTTCGCCGGGAAGGACCCCAACGGATGAATCGCCCGGAACGTCCGACGCGACCGAGCGCCGCGCTCGACCTCATCGAAGTGAAGGAGCGCAACGGATGAATCGTGCCGAGCGATTGAGCGCCGTGCTCGACCTCCTCGCCGAGGGCGGTCAGGTCGACGTCGACCAGATCGTCGAGCGCCTCGAGGTGTCGCCCGCGACGGCCCGGCGCGACCTCGACGCCCTCGCCCGCCAGCAGCTGCTGACCCGTACGCGCGGCGGCGCCGTGGCGCACTCCGTCGCCTACGACCTGCCGATCCGGTACAAGAACCAGCAGAACCCCGATGCGAAGGCCGCGATCGCCCATGCGGCGAGCGCCCTCGTGCCGCGCGGAGCCGTCATCGGCCTCTGCGGCGGCACGACGTCGACGGCGATCGCGGATGCCCTCATGTCGCGCGCCGACATCATGGAGCCGGCCCCCGACCCGAGCCTGACCGTCGTCACCAACGCGATCAACATCGCCATGCAGCTCGCGATGCGCCCGCAGATCAAGACGGTCGTGACCGGCGGCGTCGTGCACGCCCGCTCGTACGAGCTGGTCGGCGCGTACACCGACGCGGTGCTCGGCAGCATCACGCTCGACCTCGCGTTCATCGGCGTCAACGGCATCGACCCCGTCGTCGGGCCGACCTCGCACGACGAGCGCGAGGCCGCGGTCAACGCCCTCATGGCCGCCCGCGCGACGCAGGCGGTGCTCGTGGCCGACTCCTCGAAGATCGACAAGCGGGCGTTCGCGGCGATCGGGCCGAGGCGGCTCTTCTCGACCGTCATCACCGACGCCGGGGCCACGCAGGAGCAGCTCGAACGGCTGTCGGACGCGGGCTACGACGTTATCGTTGCTTAGGTGAGCACCCCACCCGTCGTCATCCATTCCGCGCGTCTCGTGAGCGGCGCCGACACCGTCACCGACGCGTGGGTGCGCTTCGACGGCGATCAGGTGACCGCGCGCGGCATCGGCGACGGCTGGCGCGACGACATCACGGTCGAGCAGGCGACGGTGACGGATGCCGCGGGGCGCTTCCTCACTCCGGGATTCATCGACATCCACTGCCACGGGGCCGGCGGCGCGGCCGTCGACGAGGGCGACGCGGCGATCGAGACGGTGCTCGCGGTGCACAACGCGCACGGCACCACGCGTTCGGTGCTCTCGCTCGTCACGGCATCCGTCGATCGCCTCGCTCGAGACCTGGCGACCATCGCCCGCTTCGCCGAGCGCGATCCGCGGGTGCTCGGCTCGCACCTCGAGGGGCCGTTCCTCGACACGGAGTTCCGCGGGGCGCACGATCCCTCCCTGCTGCGCGGTGCCGACGAGGCATCCGTCGACCTGCTGCTCGCGGCCGCGGCCGGCACGCTGCGGCAGATCACGATCGCCCCTGAGCACGACGGCGCCCTCGAGGCGATCACGCGGTTCGTCGCCGCCGATGTGCGGGTCGCCGTCGGCCACACGGGCGCCGACTTCGAGACCGCCCTCGCCGCGTTCGACGCCGGCTCCTCGATCCTGACGCATGCGTTCAACGGCATGCGGGGCATCCACCACCGCGCGCCCGGCCCGGTGACGGCGGCGATGCACGCCGACCACGTCACGCTCGAGGTCATCAACGACGGGGTGCACGTGCACCCCGACGTCGTGAAGCTCGCCTTCGCCGGCGCACCCGGCCGAGTCGCCCTCGTCACCGACGCGATGGCGGCGACGGGTTCCGCCGACGGCGTCTACGACCTGGGGTCGCTCGAGGTCGTCGTGACCGACGGCGTCGCACGCCTTCGCGAGGGCGGGTCGATCGCAGGCTCGACGCTCACGCAGGACGAGGCGCTCCGACGAGCGGTGCTCGAGTGCGGCATCCCGCTCGACGAGGCGGTCGGAGCGCTCACCGTGACGCCGGCCGCGGCGATCGGCCGTTCCGGCGACCTCGGACGACTGGACCCGGGATTCGCCGCCGACGCCGTGCTGCTCGACGCCGACCTCGGCGTGCAGGCCGTGTGGGGCGCCGGTTCGCGCCTGGCCTGATCGGCGCGTCGTTCGGGACGGGGCCCGGAAGCGTGTTCCCCATCGCTTCCGAGACCCCCGCCCGTTCCGGACGGGGCCCGGAGGCGTGTTCCCCTTCGCCTCCGAGACCCTCGCCCGTTCGAACGGAGTGCATCGTTCCCCCGATGCGCTCCGCTCATCCGCCGGCTGTGCCGGCACCCGTCTCGGGTGTTCGGGTCGCCTGAGACGGCGGTTGGTGGACGACGTTCGCACGCCTTCCACCTGAGAGACGGCGATGCGCGGCATTCATGACGCGGATTCGGAGATTTTTTTCCGCACCCGTTTCCCAGCGATCTCTGGTGGAATGGGAGCACCCGAATCTCCGCGTCATGATCCCCCTCAGGGCGCGTCTCTTCGATGGACCGCTTCGACCTGCGGATCCCCCTGCTACCCGAAGGAGCCCGTCGTGCCGCCGCTGCGCACCGACCGATCGGCCGACGCCGCGCTCATCGAGCGCACCCGCCGCGGCGACGGCGCGGCGTACGCCGAACTGTGGGAGCGGCACTCCGCGTCGGCGCGCACCGTCGCCCGTTCGTACAGCTCGCTCGACCCCGACGACCTCGTCGCCGAGTCGTTCACCAAGATCTACAGCGCGATCCTCTCGGGCGGAGGGCCCACCGGGGCCTTCCGGCCCTACCTCTTCACGACGATCCGCAACACCGCCGCGGGCTGGGGGCGCGCGCGCCACGAGACGACGCTCGAGACGCTCGAGTCGTTCGAAGACCCGGCCACCAGCGAGTCCGCCACGCTCGATGCCCTCGACCGCAGCGCCACCGCGCAGGCCTTCCGCGCGCTGCCGACCCGCTGGCAGGAGGTGCTCTGGTACTCCGAGGTCGAGAACATGACCCCGCAGCAGATCGCACCGCTCCTCGGCATGAGCGCCAACAGCACGGCGGCCCTCGCGTACCGGGCGCGTGAGGGGCTGCGGCAGTCGTGGATCCGCGTGCACCTGCGCAACCCCGCCAACGCGCCCGAGTGCCAGTGGAGCATCGATCGCCTGGGCACGTACACCCGCGGCAAGCTCCGAGCCCGTGAGACCACGCGCCTCGAAGCGCACCTCGACGACTGCGCCCGATGCACGATCGTCGCGGCCGAGGCGCGCGAGGTCGGCTCCCGGCTCGCGCTCGTGCTGCTGCCGCTGACCGCCGGCATCGGCGGCGCGACGGCGTATTCGGCCTGGCTCTCGCAGGGCGCACCGGTCGCCGAGGTCGCGATGGGCGCCGCCGCGATGCCCGCCGCCATCATCGGCCACACCGCCGGCGCGGGCGCCTCGGGCGCGGCCGGCTCCGCCGCAGGGGCGGGCTCGACCGCGGGTGCAGGAAGTGCAGGCGTCGCCGGCGGGGCATCCGCGACCGGTGTGGGCGCCCTCGGTGGTTCCGGCGTCGTGGTCGGCGTCGGCGCGGGAGCGCTCGTCGCCGCCGCGGCCGTCGCCGCCGTGATCATCGTGCCCGGCATCGTGGCCCCAGCCGAACCCGCGCCCGCCGTTGCGGCGGTCGCGCCACCCGAGTCCGAGTCGACTGGACCGATCGACGAGGCCCCGCCGGCCATCCAGCCCGACCCCGCGCCGCCGGTCCCCGTGGTCGAGCCGGCCCCCGACCCCGCAGAGGAGCAGGCCGAGCCCGATCCCCAGCCGGTCGAGCCGAGCCCTGCACCGTCGCCGTCGCCGTCGCCGTCGCCGCCACCGTCGCCGACGCCGACGCCGACCCCCGATCCGGAGCCCGAGCCGGTCGACACGGTGGCTCTCCCTCCGTCGGTGAGTGGCGCTGACACCGCGAACGGCCTCGTCGACCCGGTGCTCTCAGGTACGGCAGAGCCCGGTGCGAGCATCCACGTGACCGTGCAGTCGGCGGCGAACGCGGCGCTCGCGGCATCCGTCGACGTGCAACCCGACGCAGTCGCCGACGACAACGGCGACTGGTCGCTCACCTACAGCGGCCTGCCGGCCGGGAAGCACCTGCTCACCGTCACGCAGACCGATCGGGCGCTCAACACCTCTGCGCCGACCGCGCCGATCGAGGTCGCCCTGTCGAGCCCCTCGATGCGGCTGCAACGCGTCTGGAACGGCGGCTGGTGGGGCTGGCGCGTGACCTTCGCCGGTGAGCCCGGTGCCACCGTGCAAGTGCTCGGCGATGGGCAAGAACGCCGGCGGGAGGTGCTCGATGCAGCAGGTGGCCTCATCCTCCCCGGACTGTACGACGTCGACTCCAGCCTCGAATACACGGTGCGATACGCTGCGGACGGCAGGTTCGGACCTGCTGCTCCTGCCGAGTTCCGGCCGGGGACCGGCGGCGGCCTCGGGGACGCACCGGCCGCGCCCGCTAGTCTGGCGGGATGACCGAGCACGTCCCGGGCGCGCCCCCTGAACACCTCCACCACTGGGTCGTCACGCTGAGCTGCGCCGACGGCCCCGGCATCGTGCATGCGATCAGCGGGGCGATCGTGGCGGCACGCGGCAACATCACCGAGAGCCAGCAGTTCGCGAGCCTCGACACCGGCAACTTCTTCATGCGCCTCCAGGTCGAGTCCTCGGCCGGCCGCGACGAGTTCGAGGCAGCGCTCGCCCCGGTCACCGAGCGCTGGAACATGCAGTGGCACCTCGACGAGGTCGGCCGGCCGCTGCGCACCCTCGTGCTCGCCTCGACCGCCGGCCACTGCGTCAACGACCTGCTGTTCCGCCAGCGCGCGGGCCAACTGCCCGTCGAGATCCCGCTCGTGCTCTCGAACCACGGCACCCTGCGCGACCTCGTCGACTTCTACGGCGTGCCGTTCGAGTCGCTCGCGGTGACGGATGCCGTCTCGAAGGCGACGTTCGAGCGCCGGGTGCTCGACGCCGTCGACCAGCACGACATCGAACTCGTCGTGCTCGCCCGCTACATGCAGATCCTCTCGCCCGAGCTGTGCGCCGCCCTCGAAGGTCGCTGCATCAACATCCACCACTCGTTCCTGCCCGGCTTCAAGGGCGCCAACCCCTACCGCCAGGCGCACTCGCGCGGGGTGAAGCTCATCGGCGCGACCGCGCACTTCGTGACGAGCGACCTCGACGAGGGGCCGATCATCGAACAGAACGTCGTGCGGGTCGACCACTCGCGCAGCCCTGGGGAGCTCGTCGCGATCGGCCAGGACGAGGAGAGCCGAACGCTCAGCCAGGCGGTCAAGTGGTTCGCCGAGCGCCGGGTGCTGCTCGACGGGGTTCGCACGATCATCTTCCGCTGAGGTCGCGGGTAGGCTTGTCGGTTGTGAGCGACGCACAACAGCACGAGCAGCAGCCGAAGATCGGGCCGAACGACATCCTCCGGTTCCTCCTCGAACTCTTCGCGTTCGTCTCCCTCGGCATCTGGGGCTTCCTGGCGTTCCCGCTGCCCTGGCCGGGCGTGCTCGTCGGCATCGGCGCGCCCCTCCTCGCCATCCTCGCGTGGGCGCTGTTCGTGTCGCCGAAGGCGGTGTTCCGCGTCGACGCGTTCGGCAAGGCGATCGTCGAGATCGCCGTCTTCTCGGCCGCCGCGATCGGCTGGTGGACCCTCGGCCAGCCCGTCGTCGCCATCGTCTTCGCCGTCGTCGCCGCGGTGAGCGGCATCATCAACGGACGCAAGGAACTCGCGGGCTGACCCGCGGCGACCCCGGCAGGGCCGCTTCTCCCCCACCGACGCCGAAGGGGCGAGCGGATGCCGCGGCATCCGCTCGCCCCTTCGAGTGATGCTTCGCTCAGATGCCCTGCCAGGCGGGCTTGTTCGCCCAGGCGTGGCGGTAGTAGTCGAGGTTCTCGAGTTCTGCAGCTGCGGCCTCGTCGACGATGACCGTGGTGTGCGGGTGCAGCTGGATCGCCGAGCCCGGCTGGCTCGCCGAGACGGGCCCCTCGACGGCGGCCGCGACCGCGTGGGCCTTCGCGGCGCCGAACGCGAGCAGCACGAGGTGTCGTGCGCGGAGGATCGTGCCGATGCCCTGCGTGATGCAGTGCATGGGCACATCGGCCGGCGAATCGAAGAAGCGGGCGTTGTCGAGGCGGGTCGCCTCGGTGAGGGTCTTGACCCGGGTGAGGGAGGCGAGCGACGAGCCCGGCTCGTTGAAGCCGATGTGGCCGGTGCGCCCGATGCCGAGGATCTGCAGGTCGACACCGCCGGCCGCCGTGATCGCCGCCTCGTAGTCGGCGCCGGCGTGCTCGATCGAGGCGGGGTCGCCGTTCGGCACGCGCACGAGCTCGGGGGTGAGCCCGAGCGGCTCGACGACCTCGCGGGAGATGACCGCACGGTAGCTCTCGGGGTGGCCGGCCGGCAGCCCGACGTACTCGTCGAGCGCGAATCCGCGCACGCCGCGCACGTCGACCGCGTCGTCGGCGATGCGTCGCGCGAGCGCACGGTAGCTCGCGAGCGGCGTCGAACCGGTCGCGAGGCCGAGCACCACATCGGGCTTCGAGCGGATGAGCGAGACGATCGTGTCGGCCACGAGTGCGCCTGCGGCGTCTTCGTTCGCTACGACGACGACTTCAGCCATGGGTCTTCTCCTACGAGGGCGGCGCCGACGGCGGCCGCTGGGAATCCGGGTGGAATGACCTGCACGCGAGTGGCGAGGTCGATCGATGCGAGGAAGGCCGACTCGGCCGCCCACCGATTCAGGATACGGCGTATGCCGACGAGGAGCGGCCCACCGAGGGCGGCGAGCCCGCCGCCGATCACGACGGTGTCGACGTCGACGGTCAGCACGAGCAGCCGAACCGCCGCGGCGACGCCGGTGAGGAAGTCCTCGCGCACCGCGATCGCGTGCGCGTCGCCGGCGTCTGCGGCATCGAAGAGTTCACGTGCCGGATGCTCGGAGTCCGATGGCCAGGTGCGTGCGATCGCGAGGCCCGATGCCACCGTCTCGAGGCATCCGCGCTGCCCGCACCCGCACACCACTCCGGCGGGGTCGATCGGGATGTGGCCGATCTCGCCGGCGACGCCGTGGCCGCCGCGGAGGAGCCGCCCGTCGAGCACCACCCCCGCCGCGAGTCCCGTGCCGAGGTTGAGGTACGCCATCGAAGCGGCCCGAGGCTCGCCTGGCCGGTCGACCCGGTCGCCCGACCGGCCGAGCAGGTGGTGGGCGCCGAGCGCCGCCGCCTTCACATCGTTCTCCACGCGCACGTCGACGCCGAGGCGGTCGAAGAGGCGGCGACCGAGGTCGAGTCCGTCGAGCCCGAGGTTCACCGCGTGCTCCACGCGGCCGGTCGCGCTGTCGACGGCCCCCGGGATGCCGATGCCGATCGAGGTGAACGACGCCGCACCGACCCCCGACAGCTCACTCATGCGCTCCACGGTGCGCAGCGCGGTCGCGACGACCTCCTCCGCGCCGAAGCCCGTGGGCATGCGCACCTGGTCGGTCAGTTCCCCATCGGCACCGATCGCCACCGCGGCCGTCTTCGTGCCGCCGATGTCGATGCCGAGCCTCACGACGTCGCCACCGCGGCCCTGAGCACGTCGTCGACGAACTCGATGACCGCCTCGCCGAGGAGGCGCGAGGCCCCGAACGTCGAGACGTCGGCGTAGGCGCGATCATTCGACGGCCAGCCCATGTCGATCGTCACGACGTCGTCGCGCACCGCGCGCAGCGCATCGATCGCCGCGCGGGCGAACTCGTGCCGGTGCAGGTCCTTGCCCACGACGAGCACCGTGCCCTGGAGCGCTGCCGGGTCGACGAGCCCCCGGTGCGCCGACACGGCGACCGTCTCGGCGCCGCCGAGCCACGACGGGCTCTCCGAGACGTCTTCAGCGGCGAAGGGGCCCCACGGAGCGACGCCGACGGCGATGTTCGCGACGGCGTCGACGCGCACGACCGTGCCGACCCGGGTCGATCGGGCGAGACGTTCGCGTGCGGCATCCGTCACCTCGAACGAGCCGATGACCCGGCCGATCTCCTCGGTATCGTGTCGCGGCTCGATCGAGGCCGGCAGCGCCGGCCCGGCGGGCACGGGCACCGAGTCCTCTGCGAGCGCGCGCACCCTGGCGGCGGACTCGCGCACACGCGCCTCGGGGAGCCGGCCCGTCGCGATCGCGTTCTCGACGGCGGCGACGATCTCGGCCATCTCCTCGGCCGAGTTGTCGGTGCCGATGCAGAGCAGGTCGCAACCGGCGGCGAGGGCGCGCACCGCAGCTTCGGGGATGCCGTGCACGCCGCTCGCCCCCTTCATGTCGAGGGCGTCGGTGACGATGACGCCGTCGAACCCCAGCTCCCCGCGGAGCAGGCTGTTGAGGATCTGCGGAGAGAGGGTGGCCGGGTTCTCGGGATCGAGCTCGGGGATCAGGATGTGCGAGGTCATGATCGTGCGGCTGCCTGCGGCGATCGCGGCCCGGAACGGCACGAGCTCGCGCTCGCGCAGGGTGGCGAGCGGCACGTCGACGACCGGGAGCGCGAGGTGGGAGTCCGTCGCGGTGTCGCCGTGGCCAGGGAAGTGCTTGGCGCTGGCGGCGACGCCGGTCTGCTGCAGCGCCGTCGTCCACGCGGCCGAGTGGCGCGCCACGAGCTCGGGGTCGGCGCCGAAGCTGCGGATGCCGATCACCGGGTTGTCGGGGTTCGCGTTCACGTCGACGTCGGGGGCGAAGGTCACGGTGCATCCGGTGGCGGCGAGCGCCTCCCCCACGGCCCTGGCGACGCGGGCGGTCAGCTCCACGTCGTCGATGCGGCCCAGCACCGCGTTGCCCGGGAACGGCGCACCGCGGTCGTAGAACAGCCGGGTGACGTCGCCGCCCTCCTCGTCGATCGCGATCACGGCGAGCGGATTCGCCGCGCGCAGCGACGCGTTCAACGCGCGCAGCTGCTCCGGCGATTCGATGTTCGGACCGAAGATGCAGACGCCCCCGAGCCCGTCGCGGAGCAGCTCGAGCACCCAGTCGGGGGCGTCGAGGCCTTCGAACCCCGGCAGCAGCGTCGTGAGGACGTCCCGGCGGAGGTCGGTGCCCGCGCCGGTCGAGTCGGTGCCGGTCATCCCTTGACCGCTCCGCTCACGAGCCCGCTGGTCATCCGTCCCTGCACGATGAGGAAGAACACGATCACCGGCACCGCGACGAGGGTGGACGCGGCCATCACCTGGCCCCAGTCGGTCTCTCGCGTGGCGCTGGCCTGGATGAACCCGCGCAGCCAGAGCGGCAGTGTGTGCATCTGTTCGGCGGGCAGCAGCACGAGGGCGACCGTGAACTCGTTCCACGCCTGGAGGAACGCGAACACACCGGACGCCACGAGGCCGGGAGCCAGCAGCGGGAACGTGATGCGCATGAACGCCTGCGTGCGGCTGAGGCCGTCGACCATCGCCGCCTCCTCGAGGTCGGCGGGGATTCCGGCGACGAAGCCGCGCAGCATCCACACCGTGAACGGCACGACGGCCGCGGTGTAGATGATGCTGACGCCGATCACCGAGTTCAGCAGGCCGACGCTCGAGACCATCTTGTACTGCGCGATGAACAGGCCCTCGGCCGGCAGCATCTGCACGATGAGCACGGCGAGCACGAAGGCCTTGCGGCCCTTGAACCGGAAGCGGCTGATCGCCACGGCCGCGAGGAACGCGAACAGCAGGCAGCAGAAGACCGCGATGAGCGTGACCGAGAGGCTGATGCCGAGGGCCGAGTAGAACGAGCCGCCGTCGAGCACGTTCTCGTAGTTGTCGAGCGAGCCGCCGATGGGCAGGAACGTCGGGATGAAGGACTGCAGCGTGCGGTTGGGCAGCAGTGACGAGTTCAGCATCCAGTAGACGGGGAAGGCCCAGGCGATCGCGATCACGAACGCGAGGATCGTGAGCACGACTCGGCGGGGGCGGAAGCGCCGGCTCCACCGCGTGCGGGTGCGGACTCGGGCGACGGGGATCGCCGACGCGGTGGCTCCGAGCTCGCCGCCGGTGGGGATCGTGACGGAGGTGGTCATGACTGTTCGTCCTCCTTGAGCAGGGAGCGCACGTAGAACCAGCTGATCGCGAGGGTCAGTGCGAGCACGAAGATGGAGACGGCCGACGCCATTCCGAAGTCCTGCGATCCGGCGCCGAGCTTGTAGATGTAGGTGCCGAGCAGGTCGAAGTCGGAGGCCTTCGAGCCGGCGTCCTGCAGCATCGTGATCTGCGTGAACACGCGCAGGTCCCAGATGAGCTGGAGCAGCAGCACGATCATGATGACCGGCCGGATCATCGGCATGATGATGTAGCGCAGGCGCTTCGCGCCGTTCGCGCCGTCGAGCTGGGCGGCCTCGAGCACCTCGTCGGAGACCTGGGTGAGGCCGGCGTACACCGAGAAGGCGACGAACGGCACCGACATCCAGATCACGATGATGCTCGCGACGATGAAGAAGGTGAGCGGGTTCGACAGCCACGAGAAGCGGTTCATGTCGACGCCCGGGATCATGTCGAGCAGGTAGTTCACGACGCCGCGCCGGCGGTCGAAGAGCCAGATCCACACGGTCATCGCGGCGACGACGGGCATCGCCCAGGCGAGCAGCAACGAGATCTGCAGCGTGAGTCGCGCGGTGCGCCCCACCGCCGTCATGAGCATGGCGAGGAGGAGTCCCACGACGAGCGTGAGGGCCGCGGTGATGAAGC
The sequence above is a segment of the Agromyces hippuratus genome. Coding sequences within it:
- a CDS encoding class II fructose-bisphosphate aldolase, which encodes MTLTPTRAILTDAVVAGRAVGAFNVLHLETAEALVRAAESTGLPVILQISENAIRYHGGFEPIARATLAVAEASSAAVAVHLDHAEDAELALLAIDYGFGSVMYDGAKLDFADNVETTRRVVAHAATTGVLVEAELGEIGGKDGAHAPGVRTDPAEAAQFVAETGVDALAVAVGSSHAMTERVAALDLELIARLRSAVPVPLVLHGSSGVPDETIVAGIRAGLVKINVSTHLNAQFTGAIRRFLDEHPTVVDSRKYLAAGRDAIEAEAARLLRLFAGKDPNG
- a CDS encoding DeoR/GlpR family DNA-binding transcription regulator yields the protein MNRAERLSAVLDLLAEGGQVDVDQIVERLEVSPATARRDLDALARQQLLTRTRGGAVAHSVAYDLPIRYKNQQNPDAKAAIAHAASALVPRGAVIGLCGGTTSTAIADALMSRADIMEPAPDPSLTVVTNAINIAMQLAMRPQIKTVVTGGVVHARSYELVGAYTDAVLGSITLDLAFIGVNGIDPVVGPTSHDEREAAVNALMAARATQAVLVADSSKIDKRAFAAIGPRRLFSTVITDAGATQEQLERLSDAGYDVIVA
- the nagA gene encoding N-acetylglucosamine-6-phosphate deacetylase, which produces MSTPPVVIHSARLVSGADTVTDAWVRFDGDQVTARGIGDGWRDDITVEQATVTDAAGRFLTPGFIDIHCHGAGGAAVDEGDAAIETVLAVHNAHGTTRSVLSLVTASVDRLARDLATIARFAERDPRVLGSHLEGPFLDTEFRGAHDPSLLRGADEASVDLLLAAAAGTLRQITIAPEHDGALEAITRFVAADVRVAVGHTGADFETALAAFDAGSSILTHAFNGMRGIHHRAPGPVTAAMHADHVTLEVINDGVHVHPDVVKLAFAGAPGRVALVTDAMAATGSADGVYDLGSLEVVVTDGVARLREGGSIAGSTLTQDEALRRAVLECGIPLDEAVGALTVTPAAAIGRSGDLGRLDPGFAADAVLLDADLGVQAVWGAGSRLA
- a CDS encoding sigma-70 family RNA polymerase sigma factor; amino-acid sequence: MPPLRTDRSADAALIERTRRGDGAAYAELWERHSASARTVARSYSSLDPDDLVAESFTKIYSAILSGGGPTGAFRPYLFTTIRNTAAGWGRARHETTLETLESFEDPATSESATLDALDRSATAQAFRALPTRWQEVLWYSEVENMTPQQIAPLLGMSANSTAALAYRAREGLRQSWIRVHLRNPANAPECQWSIDRLGTYTRGKLRARETTRLEAHLDDCARCTIVAAEAREVGSRLALVLLPLTAGIGGATAYSAWLSQGAPVAEVAMGAAAMPAAIIGHTAGAGASGAAGSAAGAGSTAGAGSAGVAGGASATGVGALGGSGVVVGVGAGALVAAAAVAAVIIVPGIVAPAEPAPAVAAVAPPESESTGPIDEAPPAIQPDPAPPVPVVEPAPDPAEEQAEPDPQPVEPSPAPSPSPSPSPPPSPTPTPTPDPEPEPVDTVALPPSVSGADTANGLVDPVLSGTAEPGASIHVTVQSAANAALAASVDVQPDAVADDNGDWSLTYSGLPAGKHLLTVTQTDRALNTSAPTAPIEVALSSPSMRLQRVWNGGWWGWRVTFAGEPGATVQVLGDGQERRREVLDAAGGLILPGLYDVDSSLEYTVRYAADGRFGPAAPAEFRPGTGGGLGDAPAAPASLAG
- the purU gene encoding formyltetrahydrofolate deformylase produces the protein MTEHVPGAPPEHLHHWVVTLSCADGPGIVHAISGAIVAARGNITESQQFASLDTGNFFMRLQVESSAGRDEFEAALAPVTERWNMQWHLDEVGRPLRTLVLASTAGHCVNDLLFRQRAGQLPVEIPLVLSNHGTLRDLVDFYGVPFESLAVTDAVSKATFERRVLDAVDQHDIELVVLARYMQILSPELCAALEGRCINIHHSFLPGFKGANPYRQAHSRGVKLIGATAHFVTSDLDEGPIIEQNVVRVDHSRSPGELVAIGQDEESRTLSQAVKWFAERRVLLDGVRTIIFR
- a CDS encoding YrdB family protein — encoded protein: MSDAQQHEQQPKIGPNDILRFLLELFAFVSLGIWGFLAFPLPWPGVLVGIGAPLLAILAWALFVSPKAVFRVDAFGKAIVEIAVFSAAAIGWWTLGQPVVAIVFAVVAAVSGIINGRKELAG
- a CDS encoding glucosamine-6-phosphate deaminase gives rise to the protein MAEVVVVANEDAAGALVADTIVSLIRSKPDVVLGLATGSTPLASYRALARRIADDAVDVRGVRGFALDEYVGLPAGHPESYRAVISREVVEPLGLTPELVRVPNGDPASIEHAGADYEAAITAAGGVDLQILGIGRTGHIGFNEPGSSLASLTRVKTLTEATRLDNARFFDSPADVPMHCITQGIGTILRARHLVLLAFGAAKAHAVAAAVEGPVSASQPGSAIQLHPHTTVIVDEAAAAELENLDYYRHAWANKPAWQGI
- a CDS encoding ROK family protein; the protein is MRLGIDIGGTKTAAVAIGADGELTDQVRMPTGFGAEEVVATALRTVERMSELSGVGAASFTSIGIGIPGAVDSATGRVEHAVNLGLDGLDLGRRLFDRLGVDVRVENDVKAAALGAHHLLGRSGDRVDRPGEPRAASMAYLNLGTGLAAGVVLDGRLLRGGHGVAGEIGHIPIDPAGVVCGCGQRGCLETVASGLAIARTWPSDSEHPARELFDAADAGDAHAIAVREDFLTGVAAAVRLLVLTVDVDTVVIGGGLAALGGPLLVGIRRILNRWAAESAFLASIDLATRVQVIPPGFPAAAVGAALVGEDPWLKSSS
- a CDS encoding glycoside hydrolase family 3 protein — its product is MTGTDSTGAGTDLRRDVLTTLLPGFEGLDAPDWVLELLRDGLGGVCIFGPNIESPEQLRALNASLRAANPLAVIAIDEEGGDVTRLFYDRGAPFPGNAVLGRIDDVELTARVARAVGEALAATGCTVTFAPDVDVNANPDNPVIGIRSFGADPELVARHSAAWTTALQQTGVAASAKHFPGHGDTATDSHLALPVVDVPLATLRERELVPFRAAIAAGSRTIMTSHILIPELDPENPATLSPQILNSLLRGELGFDGVIVTDALDMKGASGVHGIPEAAVRALAAGCDLLCIGTDNSAEEMAEIVAAVENAIATGRLPEARVRESAARVRALAEDSVPVPAGPALPASIEPRHDTEEIGRVIGSFEVTDAARERLARSTRVGTVVRVDAVANIAVGVAPWGPFAAEDVSESPSWLGGAETVAVSAHRGLVDPAALQGTVLVVGKDLHRHEFARAAIDALRAVRDDVVTIDMGWPSNDRAYADVSTFGASRLLGEAVIEFVDDVLRAAVATS
- a CDS encoding carbohydrate ABC transporter permease is translated as MTTSVTIPTGGELGATASAIPVARVRTRTRWSRRFRPRRVVLTILAFVIAIAWAFPVYWMLNSSLLPNRTLQSFIPTFLPIGGSLDNYENVLDGGSFYSALGISLSVTLIAVFCCLLFAFLAAVAISRFRFKGRKAFVLAVLIVQMLPAEGLFIAQYKMVSSVGLLNSVIGVSIIYTAAVVPFTVWMLRGFVAGIPADLEEAAMVDGLSRTQAFMRITFPLLAPGLVASGVFAFLQAWNEFTVALVLLPAEQMHTLPLWLRGFIQASATRETDWGQVMAASTLVAVPVIVFFLIVQGRMTSGLVSGAVKG